TAGTATCATAAGTCATGTATATATAATGGTAACGTAAAGATAACTGACATTTCTCATTAAGTAAAGCCTTGGAAAGGCAAGGGAAATacatatgtaaatatatatattaaaagggTAATGCCCTAATTGGTAACAGATGGAGGGGGGTCAGCTTTAACTGCTGGCTGGGCAGAAGATTTAGACACTTTGCCTTGAGCTACTTCTTTCTCTTTGGGAACCTCCTTGGTCATTGAAGGAGGTTTGGCTTGTTCAAGTATTTTGCCCTAGGTTGCCTCCTTCTCTTTGTAAGTTTCCTTAGGCGGTGGTAGAAGTTTAACTGGCTCAAGCACTTTTGCTTGGGCTGCctccttctccttacccttagTGCCTGCCCTATTAGGTTCTTTAGAAGTCTCCGAAGTGGCTGGAAGGGTGTCAGCGTGGCCGGCCTGGCCAGACTCAAGCGCTTTAGAAGAAGAGTCTGCTTGGGAGCTGGAAGTAGTTGCTATGCACAAGGCTGGAGGGTAAAAGATGTTTTATGTCTTTCTTAGCTCTAAAGAAGCACCTACCCCAGCTCGGTTTAATGCCTCGGTCCATACCTGGAGGAAGTAACCTCGACAGACACCAGTAACTTGAGCTCTTAGGTCTTCTTTAGTCTTTTTTACCCCAATGTCATGGCCATCTTGCTTAGCCTGAGCTATAGCCTCCTTTgccttttccatttttttcttctgagCCTCTATTTGCTCCTTAGCAATTTCGCAAGTTAATCCTCGGCCCTACGCAGTTGTTGACGTTGGTCCTCGGCTTGCTTCTCAGCACTAAATAGTGCAACTTCAGCATTCTTTCTATCTCTATCCGCCTCAGTCAGTTTTGTGTTGAGGTCCTTGATCCTTTTTTCGGCCATAGCAAGAGTTTGAATGGCAGCTATGCACCGTGCCTCCTCATCCTTAAATTGGTGCTGAGCATCTACCCATTCCTCGGCAATGTTTGTTGTATGGATTGCCTGTAAGAAAACACCAAGATAAATTCCTCaagtagaagaaaaatgtgCCGGTTTAATACAAATGAGGGATTGAAGGGCTTACCATAGCCAGATCTCTCTTCAAAGTCAGAAACATTTCATGCTTCTTTAAAGTCCTCTAGTCATCCATATCTTGAGGTAGGAGCAAAGGTTGTTCAAGCGCATTGGCCACATAGCCAACTTTGCCTTTTTGAAAATCCCTAATAGATAAATCTAAAGGGAGTGGGGCTCTATCCAGTTccaaaggggggggggggtgggttcCAAATTTGATTCCTAGGGCGACGCTCGGACGCCCTCTTCGAGATTGTGCCTTTAGCCGAGGTTTTCTTTTGTGCCCCTTTGGAGTTGCCCCTTTTTGGGGCTCGAGCTCTTTGACTAACACTATTTCACCCTCCTCGGACACCTCCTAACCTTTTTTATCACGTTTCCTCTTCTTATCTACAAGATCAGAAGGGGAAGTATGGACAGGGAGGGGAGTTGGGGGTCGGGTTTGAACGGCCACTTCGGGGGTAGATCCCCGAGCATGTGACTCTAGAAGCTCGAGGAGGCTAGTTTTTTGCTTATGCTGGAGCACCATGGCTTCGGGGATACTAGATGGCTCTTGACTGCTACTTACTTGTGCAGAGGGTAAGTGAGAGAAGGTAGCAAGTAGGGACTCTGTAGGGAAAGATCAAAAACTCCAAAGTCCTCGTCGGAGTCTACGACCTCTATTACTTTGCTTGCTTCTTTCTTGGGAACTGGATTTGAAGAGATCGCTTCTTCCTTGGAAGCTCGTTGAATGGGTAGTTCAACTAGATGAGTGCTCGCGGGGGAAAGACCACTGAGGAAGCCAGGTCCTGCAATATTGATTTGATGTTGCCGAGGATCTTTCGCCTTTTTGACGTATAGGGGATTGTAAGCTTGTGGATATCGGCTTGTACCTAAGGATAACGTGAGCGGCTCGTAATTTTCTGTATGTGTGAAGAAAGATCTTGGACTTGAGAATCCTCGTCAGATTAGGTTCGTTGACGAAATTGAGATTGGGGGCTGTGGAGTTCTTATCTGCAAAtactacaaaaacaaaagtgtTGTTAGAAAGTTAATTTGttaaatagagaaaaattagttttcgaattataagaagaagaataggaGATTATGAGTTTAAAATATGCATGGTTAGAATAGGGAACCTAAACCTAAGTACCCCACTTGATTTCCCCTCTCATGTTGGGCAATGAAGTCCATCATGCCATTCTCCCGAGATAATTAGAAAATCTTGGTCCATGCCCTTGTTAGATTCAGGAAGACATGAGATAAGTCTAACTTCAAGGACCTTAGTTTTAAGATAGTACCCTGTAATCCTAAGGAGCTAGCAGTTATACACTCAATTAACATCGTGATGGGAAAGGTTTTCACCCATCTTTTGTTGAGGGCGTCTACACTACCTAGTATCCTAAATACGTTTAGGGAACACTGGGTCGGGCAAAGTCTGTGGGCAATTAAGAAATCCTTAGTTACTCTACCCATAGGGATCCTCATCCCTCCCTCTATAAAGGAAATCATAGGTTTCGCCACTTCTCTCTCTGATCTTAAAGCATGTCATTCTCCTCGAAAGCAATACCGAATAGAAACCCTAGGTGGTATGTTATATTGGGCCTTAAAGTTTTCTATGCCCTCAGGCGTATCTACCAAGctagcaaatctacccatttaggAAGTGAGCAAGGGGTGTTAGAAGaataaagtgaaaaataaatggtCGAGGAAGAAAAGGTCCTAGTAATCAGTAGGTGGGCTAAAGGTTACTTACAAAAGTATAAGAAAAGAGAACCTCAGACTGTTTCTTGAGAGTTGAAGATTCAAAAAATGAGGGATTTGGATTCTTCGAACGTTTTATATAAGATGAGAGGATGAACGGGAAAGTTCTTGCTCGAATCCCTATGAAAAACCTCCACTGTAAGATTTTCATCACACCATAGAACATGGGGGATAGGGCGCTGTGTAAAGTAATTGTTGAAGTGTCCCAGATGCCGAAGCGTCAAGAGTGCGCTCATTGCAAGTGAAAAGACACTCACATGTAGGAAGGTGCCATAAGCATGAGGGATACAGTAACATAAAATcgaaaccctatttttctcagaagagagaaagactggagttttgaggggctattgtggggataAGAGAATTGGATAAGGGTGTTGGGCCAAAGGCCACATCTGAGGATGACAAAGAGCCCGAGGACAACCAAGTATTAATAAGGGCAATTAGGTTATTGGGGCAAGGATGAGGGCCGGTAGTAGCAAACAAGCGATGTTGCCCTAGGAGCTAAACTTCCTCGAAAATTAGAACGGAAGTCTAAATCCCGACCACCCAACAAATACTGAGCAAGGGGAAACCATGCTTAAGAGGATAAGTTTCAAAGAGGTGAGTCAACAGAGAACTGAGAAATATCTAgaaagaaagctgctaccaccacattaaatgctctgcaccTAACCAAttgaccgcattaatgtggaggtaataCCTAAATagtgattttcagccttacagttACAcacaaagacttcaagaaggttcTGATGGGACAGGCATCTAGAAGATTAGTTATTTGATTAACAAGTGGAAGACTAAAATGAGAGAAGGAGgagaagtataaaagggaaaggaTTCCTTTACATGAAGGGGGCATCtaggaaaagagagagggaaGCTAAGAACTCAATGTAACTAAGAACCTTGAACATTTGTACAAGTCTAAAACTTATATAAGAACATACCTGATCGAGGaatatttttctcttcaaattgtATCCTTCAGTCATAACAACATCAGATTAACTCATTCTGATCCATATTTAATTCATTAAGTTTTCATCTATTAAccccactctctaacaaatttattgtcGTGGGCTTGTTGGGTCACTGTTCTTAATCGTTGGGCTTTGGGTCAATTTGAgcccttacaatatatatatatatatatatatatatatatataactctttTGGTATTAGTTAGTATTATTAATCTTTTCAAAATGGATTTAAATATGGATCTTGGTAATGATTGGTGTTGCAACATTAATTGTCACCCAACCAATGACCATGCATGAATTTTCGAAAATTTTCTGATTGAAGCAATATGATTAGAAGATTGAATGTTGCGTTCTAAGATGGTGTGTTTCTATTGATTCTTGCTAGATGATGAAAagccctttattttatttatttttttctcatattaattaaattaattacatCAAAACAAGAAGCCGAATTACAAAGGATAATACATGCTCATAGCAAAAGGCAAAATAGTGCTGGCGTGACCAATTATTTGGCCTAGATGTGTAGCCAAAAGCTGTTTACAAGGCATATATGCGTAAAAGCAACCTTcccaataaataatataaagttggatattattataaaaataattagaaaaaattaatttctgcctccattttatttggtttatatCCAATTAGAATTACATGTCAATAATGAGAATATGCTTGACTGATAAACAAGTAtgctaaatataatttttcaatgtCGTCGATGGGATATATAGGTTCAAACTTTGGTGTcaaatgtaataaataatttgatttttggatttatttttataatgaagAAATTACACGTAAAATGTTGACATGGAAGCAACTTTTTTGAAACTAACCAATCTCCTCTTGCCCACACCATCTTCTTTGGCCACATCTTCCAATCTTTTGCATTGCCAACACTTCACTCCCAACACCTTCAATTCCCAGCCCAATCTCCTAAGTTTTCACACttcactctttctttttttaccacGTATTACACACATTCTAACCATTATAAATACATACCTTATTCTTGACATAATAAACACTCActctcaatctcttcctctctctattttctcatACATTTTTAATCAAATGGCTTTGGAAGCTCCAATTTCAGCTGCTGCCACATTGTTGCATGATGAAAATGTTCTTGAGCCATGGACAAAGAGTAAGAGGCCTAAGCGTCCTCGTTTTGACAATGAAAACCCACCAACGGAAGAAGAATATCTTGCTCTTTGCCTTCTCATGCTAGGCCAAGGTGACACCAATTCAGCCACAACCACAATCACAAATTCACCTCCACCTCCATTGCCAATAGCACAAACTGATCTCACTTACAAATGCACCTTATGTAACAAAGCCTTCTTgtcataccaagctctaggtGGACACAAAGCTAGTCATCGAAAGCCTATTGGAAACCAAGACTCCCTCACCAACATTGTAACAAGAACCAATTACAATTCCAACACACCCTCGAACCCAAGTGGTAAGACTCACAAATGTGCTATATGCAACAAGACTTTTCCGACCGGACAGGCCTTAGGAGGACACAAGCGGTGTCATTATGATGGTGTGATCAATGTGAACCGTAATCATCGTAACTTTGACTTGAATTTCCCGGCCTTGCCAGAGTTCTAGCCAGGTTTTTGTCAACTGGCATTGAATTTGTGCTAAAAGGTGACCTTTGATCCTCTGAAAAATAAGTCTCCAGTCCCAGTTCCGTTGAGTAGTACTGTTAGCCTAGAATTTCAAGGAAAAGAGAATGGTTTGCCTTAATTTTTACTAGATTCGTGGACTTCTATCCCACATGTATTTGTTTAGTTGTAAGTTACCGATATGTATGGatatatattcttattatttgcacattattgaataaataaagaattatttaaaaataaaaaataaaaaaggtagaAAATAAAGTACTAATTTAAGTTATTAACGGATGCCTTAAGTTATTCGTTAAGATTGAATTTTATAATGCAGTATATTGACTTTTTATAAGGAGTCGAGTCACTTTCAATTTAAAAGGTAtttgtttattagtttttgttactCCCGGTGAAACCCAATTTAAATCTCTTAAAAGTTTTCAAtataaaatgtatttattttttattttttattttttattactccCAATATAAGTGAAACCCAATTAAAGTCTCTTAAAAGTTTTTAACTTATAGAATTATACCCTTACTAAGCGTCAACCTCACAATGCGCTAGGCTGCTAGCCATTGATTATAATTTAAGAAATACATGGATGTGTAAAGGACagcacaacacaacacaaccatcTAAAGCACTGCacctataaatattttttcttctggAAAACGTTTTATTTTTCAGTACATCGATCGTTGTAACGGCAACGCAACTACGTACCTATAGCAAGCAATACACCTACTATAAACTTTTGGCTTTTGTTAACCGGTGCTGATGAGAAAGAATTATTCAATACAACATGAAGATCACGTGAGTAGTGCGTGCCTCTGCCTCCTGGTCCTCCCCTCCAATAAAATTCTGGCATTATTTTATttcagattaaaaaataaacaacttcGACCAATTCCGAAGCTCCCTTAAAGTCTATAAAGtcaggtttttaaaaaaatttttttttattatttatttatttatttaatggtGGACTTAAATGCAAAGTAATACTAACTTAACAGCTCaccaattgtgaaaaatattaattataaaacaaTGCTCTTGAAGTTTGCAAGTATTCATAATCAAACCAATCTTTTCTTCCCTAAATGCTCGCAATATGCATGTAATAAGACTAATATTAGTTTTAACAATTAATGTCAAAACTTATCTATTCTCAAACATATTAATGCGTGTATAGGCATGTTTGCTAATAGTGAGAACACTCCGTTAGACTTAGGAATGAGCAGAAATTggactaaaaataaataaataaataaataataaagctTGAACTTGAAGCTCGAACAATCCTGaacaatttaagattttttttttaattgaaatttaatggCAATAAAGCCTAAAACGCTCATGTGTCTAATGTAACTTAACTCGATATCTCTTCATATTTTCACCAAAAGTATAAAGGGTTTAAATCTCCCTTTACAACccaaataacataattaatttattagttttagaCACGGGAACCCATTATATTGCACCTGCACCTAAGGAACTGTAACCCTCGTATTAGACTAGGCAAAAACAACAGAataatatttcaagaaaataagATTATGTTTAGTAatcgtttttgtttttctattttcaaaaacttatttttaggaatataaagaagaaaaaaatcttacatttttgaaataaaaaacatgtttggttagttgaaattaaaaacataattttttgaagaaaaaaataaaaaatcctagaatatgttgttactagaatttgaactctaatgttaactcattaaataagatgaatacattaaattaaatgtgtgtttttattgacttttgaaaattaaaaactgaaaataaacttttgcatgtttttagtttcctctaccatttgagttttaaaaacaatttttgtttttagtctATTTTGGGTAGCCAAACAAGTTTTCcagtctcaaaaataaaaaattatttttaaaaacaaaaaataaagaaaaataataattaccaaacataccctaactATTCCATTTAAAACTCATTTCTATATGCCAGTATCCTAAACCTAAGCGCattaaattgaattgaaaacCTCACTTCTtgtagaaaatgatgaaaaataagaaCAGCTGGGAAGGGTTTTAAAATCCTTCCTTGCCTTTCCTTTGGACCTATGATTACAGCTCTCATCCAATGCATTAGAACCTCTCCTTCACCTTTCCCCTCTCCATAGGGGCCTCTGTACATACGCATTTACCAAAGTTGTTATAGGATTTTgagaattagatttttttttttttgataggtaatcaaaaaacttttacaaatgatagaaaaaagagaaatacaagaaatgaacaacaagaaataaaaggaaCAATCAGTACAATAAACAGGGAGTAGTCAGGAAACTAAGCTATGGGAGGACaaaaactcagagagagaaCAACAATTAGTAAAACCCCAACGAGACCACTCCAAGAGAATTAGAAATAATGGAATCCAAAGAACAACCGTAGTTTATATATTACTATTACATGATTCTTTAAAGATTATTAAGACAATTTCTTGTCATGAATATGCAAAATTACATATTACATTTAGTCAAATCAAGTGTATTCATCCATAGCATTCAGtagaaaaaaattttcttttcacacATCTTTTTGATGAGATAATTAGTACTATTAAAGCATATTAAACTGAAAACAGAAATCTGAATCTTGTTTTCAAATAATTCAATCTAAATCAAGTGAATATGCAAAACCTATCACGCTATGCAGGCAAAGGAAAACAAATGAATTTGAGCAATTTCAACACAAACTTAAAACAGGCAGATAGAATATATTTGTCCAACACAGGACATCTCAGCACAAAATTTCACCTTGTTCCTAAAAACAGACAACCCCATTCTCTAATTATAATACCAATTAAGGTCTAATAAGTCGAAAGGACCGAACAAAAAAGATTGATAGAAGTAAACCCACGACATAAAGAGAGTAACTGAAGAAATGCACTAATCAAAGAGGGAGAATCCCATATCTTCATCCTCACTCTCCTCTTTCTTctcctctttcttctcttccttcttctcttcaGCAGCGGGTGCAGCACCTCCTGAAGGAGCTGATGCAGCACCGCCTCCAACAAAAGCAGCGGCAGCCGGAGCACCAACAATCACCTACACCACACATACAAATTCTACTCAgatctctcacacacaacaaAGTAACATACTTCCAAGGCAGCCTTAACAAAaccccaacacacacacacacacacaaacacatttCCTTTCACCAAATATTCATAACCGAACAAGAAAAAAACTCAACAGAACAGAGTCAAGAGATGTAGTTATATTATACAGTAAAACAggttaaaatcaaaattacagTCTTTAAGTTGTGGCAAATTCTTATTTTCATTCTAGAgtttaatttttcacattttcgtccttaaaaattatgataatacTACATTTTGAGTTGTGGGCAGAAAGTGTAGCTATCTCCCTGAGGAGGCATTTAGTTCGCTGTGATGTGCCCTGAATGTGATGCACATTATGATgtgatattaaaaattttagtttttttttcttaacattactataatctaaaattacaaaatatatcagaTCAACTTAATCTCATTGCATtcctaaaaaatataatgttgtATTCTTGTATTAAGATTACATTACAGTGTAATGTAATGTCACTGCGAACCAAACGCCGCTTAAAGAAATTATAAACCTTAATATTCTTATCAAGTCGGTTCTCTCATCAAGTGTCATTTGTGAAGTTGAAATCATTCAGATATGTGAAAATTCAATCAAACTCGCAAAGCATGTAGTAATTTGGGTTTTATTAACCTACTTTACATATTGAAAAATCACAGTACAAGTTCCTTAATAATCAAACAAACATTTGCAAACACATAAAAATCATGGGTTTTGGTTGCATAAACAGTTTCACTgttcctaatagcttaaacttCTTAGGATCTAAAACTAAGTGATAACCTTAAAAAAATCGAAAAGTAAAGAAACAACCTTAAAAGAATcgaaaagcaaaaaaaagcGATAGGAAAAGAAGAGAGACCTGGAAGACGGCGGAGGAGGGAGTGACGAAAGAGAAAGAGGACTGGACACCGCCGGAGGAGTCGGAGGAGAGAGCGGTCTGAACGAGCTTTCTCTGGAGGTCGAAGGTGGATCCGGCTGAAGCCTCCAGATCTCCCGATAGAGATTTACCTGTCCATTCGTCTCCCGAGTTTCTGCACACGAATGTGAACACTCCCATCTCTAATCAACCaatcaatcaaacaaacaatTCGATTTttcacagagaaagagagagagagagagacagactCTGTCTGTGTATATATGTATCTGACGGCTTCGCTTGCTCAAAAACCCTAGGACTGGTTTTTATATAGAGAGGATTTAGGTTTGTTCGGTGTCCATGGGCCGGGCCGGGCCGGGCCACTATTGAGAATAAATATTAGTACTAGCCTGCCATTATCCTAAccagagaataaaaaattagaaaaggtaGAGGTGAAAAAgtgaaggaatagaagaaattttaatgaaaaaataggataaaatatttagtttgtataaatttatttttatatctttagtgcaaaatataataaaaaatcattttttataataattgttaaaaaatattatttattattaattaaaattaatcgGATAACatcttataaaaattaacacatcatttatatttgatatatataacaATTAGAGGTGAAAATCACCAAAAACCCACGGTAtgattaaaagagagagagaaaaaaaaaacggttaAGCACACATATACAATGGAGGGAAGGGTAGATTTGGTGTTTTTTCATTTACCTCTCAcccaaaattatgttttttcatttttttttttcaattttctttctttcatgtttTCACCCTAACTAAAtaacccaaaaatcattttctgttccttatttttttaggtttttcggaaaattgtaaaatattctAAGAGTGCAATTAATACATGAATAGTAGGTCCTACCATCTATTCTAAATaaagaaatgataaaattacactttgattcttcaaatttgaagttgtttttattttagtatcttaagtttgatattttttatttgactaaattgtaaattacacccttAACCTTTAGactaattttgattttgctctGTAAAGTTTCAAAACTTTGATGTGATTCTCTAACATTACAGTCTTACTTATTGCCTCGATTAGGAGCTCTCCCCACAGGCTGTTTTCAACATAAAGTTATACTTATCCTAAGAACATCCTGGCAAAGATGACCATAGCTATAAAAATGGGTTTGGGATCATGTAGCTTGGAGAAAGATTGAAAACCCATCATTTCTTTCAAGGTTGGGAGTTTCAGAGGGTGCTTCTATTTTTGAAGTGGGGGAGGGGGATAAGATCTAGCCTCCATTTGTTGTGAAaagtattttctaaaaaactgaccttttttttttttttttgatacaatacaaaaatgagtcaaaaaacattttataatatttgactctcacaaaaaattacaaatatattttgtaaattcaaataattatataaacaaaaactttaacTCTCAAAAACATATcacaaataggaaaaaattttccattttttcacCATTTAGGAACTTCAAATGAGAAAGCAGCTGTTAAGTAAAAGAACTCATTCTAAAACTAGTCAATGATATGTCAACAATTGATCAATAATCGATACATGGAGAGAGCCCATTGGGAAAAGCGGCTTTTTATGGTGTAGAGTATATTCACAGCAGTCTAGAGtataaaaattcacaaaaaaaagaaaaaaaaaaaaaaaaattaaaaccttctCCTCTGTCCCCTTGTGTGTggattaaaatatttagtatttaaaaaaaaattccgaaaaagaaaaaaatgttttctaatCTGTTGgactagtgttttttttttttaaattaacaagaGGAAATGTTTTCCACAATACCAAACATACAATAATACTACACATTTGATCAGTTGAGCTGTTCTTTTGAGTTTGTTAATGGCATAGGCGAGGTTGACTTTGGTTTGTGGCCCATAAACCAGGCCTAGAACTGGCCCCTATCGTTCACTGCTGCAAGAAACATAATGCCACAGCCCAGTTGTAGATCATTTGACCAGTTGAATAACTAGAAGCCAGTAGTGAGTGTGTGAGATTGGGAGATGGTAAGGAATAGGATAAATTCTCTTTCTTTGCTTCATATTTGGTGGGTATTGAATAACATAGTCAAGGATCTTTCTTGGGCTTGAATTTATTACTAGGAGAGAATGAACAATATTTAGAAATACATCATCTTTCTTCGTGCTTTTAATTGGAGGACAACCttcacaaaatcaaaattcttatcAAAGAATACCAATTATTTTTCTCTGTCTGCTACATTACAAGTAAAAAGACTTTCACTCCTTGAATGGAAAAACCCtattatgaaacaaacaaaatatagtAGAAAAACTTGAAAGCTAGCTATTTTTCAGATTTCACGAACTAAAGAATTTTATGTAGGATTTCATGCTGGTCACCACAGAACTTCAATCcaaaaattctttgaatttcaaTGCAGAATCGATACACTTAAATTTTCAACCCAGAATGGATGGCAACTACCCCACCAACAAGATTTTCATACTCAACCTTCTGAAATCCTGCAGCTGCTATCATTGAAGCAAATGTCTCCTGCATTCATCAGTAatgacaaattatatataagaaagatACCAGCATCATCCAAATGGAAAAAGTGGCAACTCTTCTCAAATTATAGATTTCAGTCAATTATGGTTCAACTAGGTTTTATAAGCTTTACCAATTGAAACCATTTCCTTAAAATTGTAATAGGACTATATTTCCCAAGAGCCCTTGGTCATGTGGTACACTTCTCCACTCTCCTCACAGACCCAagttcaaaaaatttcacataataGGTATATGTATGTACATCTATCTTCCTACATCAATTTCTTCAGTGCATTGAGATGCGAACCAATGCAGTCAAAGCATGGCCTGAGTAACATTACAAAGTCAGGTTACTGAAAGCATGCATTTGGGTCAAAGCAAGTCCTAGAAGCAATCATAAAGGTGTATATAACTCTCCCCAACTTATCAAAATATCCTTAGTGAATAAAAATCCTTCTTCTATTACTTATAATAGAAGATtccattaatgaaaaaaaaaattgcttatttCACTGGCAGCTGATAAGCCACAGACAGAGAGttaataaataacttaaaagCATAAAGAAGCCATGTTGATACAAACTACTAATGAGCAAGGTTAGATAGACTAGAAATATAATGATGCATACaaacacacacagcataaattAGGATCAGAAGTTACAAGAAAGAAATAACATGTCAATGTAAACAACCCACTTTATTCGGTTTGTTCTAAAaaatctctttaatttttactCCCAATATTATGACATGCATACACAGACCTAGCAACTTTGAGTAAGTAAAAAGACAAcggcctttttctttttaaatagttGGGGATAAAGGGATTAGGACCCTAGACGTTCTCATTGGAAATACTAGGAGGTGCCAATAGAGCAACAAAGCTCTTGACAAGTTGAAGGACAACGTTTAAGGAAAGTAACCAAGTAAATAAATTGGGAAAAAattaacgaaaaaaaaaagtttgttgtGGCTCATAGTTGTTACATGACAGCACCCAGACCATATTTCCATCAGACAGCCTTAGTTGTCTTAGTACTACTAGACATTGATCAAACTGCAGTGGATAGTAAAATGTAGTATGGAAGATAGAAGAATAATAACCTGGGAGGGAAAACGGCGAATACTCTCAACCAAGTACTGATATGAATCCCGATCACCTGCAACTACCTCTCCCACGGCTGGGAT
This portion of the Castanea sativa cultivar Marrone di Chiusa Pesio chromosome 7, ASM4071231v1 genome encodes:
- the LOC142642069 gene encoding zinc finger protein ZAT10-like yields the protein MALEAPISAAATLLHDENVLEPWTKSKRPKRPRFDNENPPTEEEYLALCLLMLGQGDTNSATTTITNSPPPPLPIAQTDLTYKCTLCNKAFLSYQALGGHKASHRKPIGNQDSLTNIVTRTNYNSNTPSNPSGKTHKCAICNKTFPTGQALGGHKRCHYDGVINVNRNHRNFDLNFPALPEF
- the LOC142642690 gene encoding large ribosomal subunit protein P3 — encoded protein: MGVFTFVCRNSGDEWTGKSLSGDLEASAGSTFDLQRKLVQTALSSDSSGGVQSSFSFVTPSSAVFQVIVGAPAAAAFVGGGAASAPSGGAAPAAEEKKEEKKEEKKEESEDEDMGFSLFD